GCGGGAGTGGTGGGCGCCCTGGGGCGGCTGGAACGGGAGAAGGGGTTCGACGTGCTCCTGGAGGCCATGGCCCGGCTCCGGGGCGAGGCCCGGCTGCTCCTGGGCGGCGACGGCTCCCAGCGGCAGGCCCTGGCGGCCCGGGTGGAGGCGGAGGGGCTGCCGGTCGAACTGGTCGGCTTCGTGGACGACGTGCCGGCTTTCCTGGGCCGCACCGGGGTGTTCGTGGTCCCGTCCCGGTCGGAGGGTCTGGGGCTGGTGGCGGTGGAGGCGATGGCGGCCGGCAGGCCGGTGGTGGCTTCCCGCACCGGCGGCCTTCCCGAGGTGGTGGTGGATGGCGAAACGGGCCTCCTGGTGGCGCCGGAGGATCCGGACGGCCTGGCCCGGGCGATCCGGATGCTGCTGGCCGACCCGGAGCGGTCGGCCCGGATGGGCGCGGCCGGGCGGGAGCGGGCGCGGGCCCTGTTCAGCGCCGAGCGCATGGCGGCGGAGACCGCCGCGCTGTACGAGGAGTTGATCGCCCCATGACGTCCGGCAGCCCGCGCTCCCTGGTGAAGGCGGCGTCCATCATCACCGCCGCCGCCGTGCTGAGCCGCATCCTCGGCTACGTCCGGGAGATGCTCCTGGCCGCCCGCTTCGGCGCGACCTACACCACCGACGCCTACGTGACCGCCCACGACCTGCCCTACTCGCTGTTCCTCACCGTGAGCGCCGGCGTGGTGATGGTCTTCATCCCCGTCTACCGCGAGGTGGTGCAGCGGCGGGGGCATGAGGCCGCCGGGCGGCTGGTGGTGAGCGTCACGAACCTGACCCTGTTGTTCGCCCTGGCGCTGCTGGCCCTGGGCTGGGCCCTGGCGCCATGGTTCGTGCCGATCCTGGTGCCCTGGTTCCCCGAACACGCCCATGCCCTGACGGTCTCGCTCACCCGTACCATGCTGCCGATGCTGCTCTTCATGGGGCTGGGCGGTGTGGCCACGGCGGTGCTCAACGCCCACCACCGGTTCACGGCCCCCGCCTTCGTCGGGCTGGTGAACAACCTGCCGGTGGTGCTGACCCTCCTGGTCGTGTCCCAGACGGCCCACATCCGCTGGGTCGCCTGGTCCGTGGTGGCCGGGGCCGCGCTGGGGGCCCTGATGCTGCTGCCGAGCCTCCGCCGGCTGGGCATCGGCTGGCGGCCCGCCGTCGACTGGGAGGATCCCGGCCTCGCCAAGGTGGGCCGGCTCATCGTGCCGGTCCTGATCACCACGGGGATCATCCAGGTCCAGGACTTCTTCGACCGCTTCCTGGCCTCGGGTCTTGCCGAGGGCTCCATCTCGGCGCTGAACTACGCGGTGCGGGTCAACTCACTGCCCTACGGGGTCGTCGGCACCTCCATCGCCACTGTGCTCTATCCCACGCTGGCGGCCCAGGCCGCGGACCAGCAGGCCGACGAGCTGCGCGCGACCCTCGCCCGGGGGCTGCGGATGCTCAGCTTCGTGCTGCTGCCGATGGCCGTGGGGCTCCTGCTGTTCCGGGAGCCCATCGTGCAGCTCATGTTCCAGCGGGGGGCGTTCGACCCCGCGGCGACACGGCTCACCGCCTACGCCCTGCTCTTCTACGCGCCGGGCATCCTGCTGTTCGGCTGGCAGGACTTCCTCAACCGGTGTTTCTGGGCCCTGCAGGACACCCGCACCCCCGCGTGGGCGGCGGCCGGGCTGGTGGCGTTCGGCCTGGTCTTCAAGCTGGCGCTGGTCGGCCCCCTCGCGCACGGGGGTCTGGCCCTGGGCCAGACCCTGGCCACGCTGGTCTCCGTGGGGTTCCTGCTCTGGCAACTCCGGAAGCGGCTGACCTACATCGGCGGGCGGGAGATCCTGCGGAGCCTGGGCGTGCACCTGGCCACTGCGGCGGCCGGCGGGCTTGCGGGCTGGGGGCTGTACGGGCTCATCGCCCGCGCAGCGCCGGGCGACGGGCTGGTCGCGCAGGTGGTGCGGCTCTTCCCGGCCCTGGGCGCGGTGGTCGTGGTGCACGTGGCCCTGGCGCTGCTGTTCGGCGACCGGGAGGGGGCCGAGGTCGTGTCAAAGGCATACCGGCGGCTGGCGAGGCGAAGGGCATGACCGGGGCGGAAAGGAGGAGTCACCGTGGCTGAGATCCTGATCGCCGGATACTACGGCTTCCACAACGCCGGCGACGAGGCGATGCTGGCGGGCCTCAGGCGCGCCATCCGGGAGCTGCGGCCCGACGTGACCTTCACCGCCATCTCCGGCACCGCGTCCCAGACCCGCCGGCTCCACGGCATCGGCGCTGTGAGCCGCAGCGACATCCGGGGGATCTGGGAGGCCATCGGCCGGGCCGACCTGGTCATGTTCGGCGGCGGCAGCCTGCTGCAGGACGTGACCAGCAGCCGCTCGCTGATCTACTACCTCGGCCTGGCGACCATGGCCCGGCTTCGCCGCAAGCCGGTCATGTTCTGCGCCCAGGGCATCGGCCCCGTGACCCGCCCGCTCGGCCGGGCGCTGGTGCCGCTCATCGTGAACCGCGCTGCCCTCATCACCGCCCGGGATGCCGAGGCCGCCGAGACCTTCCGCAGGCTGGGCGTCACCCGCCCGCCGGTCACGGTGACCGCCGACGCCGCACTGGTGCTGGGCCCCGCCGATCCGGCTGCCGGCGAGGCGCTGCTCCGCGGCGCCGGGGTCGACGTGAGCCGGCCGGTGATCGGCGTGTCCGTGCGGCCCTGGAAGCCGGGACGCGAGCCCCTGGAACCCCGACTGGCGGAGGCCCTGGACCGGCTCGCCGGGGAGACCGGCGCCCAGGTGGTCTTCATCCCCATGCAGCAGGTCAAGGACGTGGAGGCCAGCCGGGCGGTGGTCGCCTGCATGCGCGCGCCGGCCGTGGTGCTGAACGGCCCGTATACATACGAGGACCTGCGGGCCGTGATCGCCCGGTGCGACCTGCTGATCGGCATGCGCTACCACTCGCTGGTCTTCGCGGCGATGAGCGGCGTGCCGCTGGTGGGGATCTCATACGACCCCAAGAACGACGCCTTCCTGCGCCAGATCGGCCACGAGGCCGCCGGCAGCACGGGCGGGCTGAATCCGGCCGCCGTGGCGGCCGCCGGCCGGCGTGCCCTCGCCGACGCGGAGAAGGTCCGTGCCGACCTCCTGCGGCAGATGGACCGGCTGATTCCGCTGGCCCGGCTGAACGCCGAGCTGGCTGTCGGGTTGCTGCCGGACCGGTGAAAGCGGCGCCGCCGTGCCCTCGCCATGCCCTTTAGCGCGGTTATGTGTTGCAGCCTTGCTGTGGCATTTCCGCTGTGGTATACTTACAGCCATCAGGTGCATGGAACGAGGGTAGAGGGAGGGAATGGCGGCATGTCCAATTCAGCGGCCGCTGAGGTCTTCTGGACCATCTTCTCCAACACCGGTTCCGTTATCGCCTACCTGCTCTACAAGCGTTTCACCGTGCAGTGACGAGTCCGTAGCGACCTGCTGCTGAGATGGTGCACAGGCTGTGATGGAGGAAAGTAGCCGACCCGGCGGTGTCCAGGGAGGCCGCGCCCAGACTGAAAGCCGGCTCTCCGCCAGTCGAGCGAAGTTCCCTCCGGAGCCTCTCCGCTGAACGGCCGCCGCCCGGCCCACTAGGTGGAGACGGGGCCCTCCCGTTACCGAGGGGCGGCGTGTTGGCGCCGGCCATGAGGGGAGCCCGGAAACGGGCTCAATTCGGGTGGTACCGCGGAAGCGAGCGCTTTCGTCCCGATCGGGGGACGGAGGCGCTCATTTTAGTATTGCTGTTTCTCGGAGGTGGCCTCATGAAGGACCAGTTGCTGAAGCTGCGGGATGAGGCGCTCGCCGCCATCGCCGCGGCAGCCGACGTCGGGGCAATCCAGGAGATGCGCGTGCGCTACCTCGGCAAGAAGTCGGAGTTGAGCCAGGTCCTGGGCGGCCTGGGCAGGCTGCCCACGGTGGAGGAGCGCAAGGCCATGGGCGCCCTGGGTAACGAGATCAAGCAGGCGATCACGGCGGCCCTGGATGCCCGGGAGGCAGAGCTGGCGGCTGCCGCGCTGCAGGCGCGCCTCGCGTCCGAGCGGATCGACGTCACGCTGCCGGGAGCGCCGGTGCGCCGGGGCCACCTGCACATCCTCAACCAGGTGATCCATCGCATCGAGGAGATCTTCATCGCCATGGGCTACGAGGTCGCGGAGTCGCGCCAGGTGGAGACGGACTGGTACAACTTCGAGGCCCTGAACATCCCCAAGGGCCACCCGGCCCGCGATGCGCAGGATTCTCTCTTCCTCTCCGAGGAGGTGCTCCTGCGCACGCACACCTCCAACACGCAGATCCGGTACATGCTGGAGGTCGCCAGGGGCAGGACCCCGGTCAAGATCATCTGCCCCGGCCGGGTCTTCCGCCGCGACTTCGAGGACGCCACCCACGCCATGATGTTCCACCAGGTGGAGGGGCTGGTGATCGACAAGGGAATCACCATGGCGTCCCTGAAGGGCGCCCTCACCGAGATGGCCCGGGCGCTCTTCGGCCCGGACGTGGGCATCCGGCTCCGGCCCTCCTACTTCCCGTTCACGGAGCCATCGGCGGAGATGGACATCTCCTGCATCTTCTGCGGCGGCAAGGGCTGTCGCACGTGCAAGGGCTCGGGCTGGATCGAGATCGGCGGCTCGGGCATGGTGCACCCCAACGTCCTGCGCGCCGGCGGCTACGACCCTGAGGAGGTCTCGGGCTGGGCCTTCGGCTACGGCCCGGAGCGGGTGGCGATGCTGATGTACGGCATCGAGGACATCCGGCACTTCGTGAACAACGACATGCGGTTCCTGCGGCAGTTCTAGGCGAGGGGAGGCGTGAGCGATGCGCGTTTCGTACAACTGGCTGAAGGATTACGTGAAGGTGGGCCTCTCTCCGCAGGAGCTGGCGGAGCGGCTGACCGCCCGGGGCGTGGTGGTGGAGAACGTCGTCAGGGCCAACCCCGGGGTGGAGGGGGTGGTGGTCGGCCGGGTGGTGGCGATGGAGCGCCATCCCAACGCGGACACCCTCTGGGTCTGCCAGGTGGACGTGGGCGGGGGCCGGGTGCTCCAGATCCTGACCGGCGCCCAGAACGTCACCGTCGGGGCGCTGGTGCCTGCGGCCGTCCCCGGCGCGAAGCTTCCCGGCGGCGTGACGATGGGCGTCAAGAAGCTGCGGGGTCTGGACTCCCACGGCATGCTCTGTTCGGAGGCGGAGCTGCAGGTGGGCGATGACGCGGACGGCATCCTGATCCTGCCGCCGGAGCCGGGGCTGGAGCCGGGCATGGACGTGGCCGAGGTGCTGGGCTTAAACGACTGGATCTTCGAGCTGGACCTCACCGCCAACTACGCCGCCCACTGCCAGTCGATGCTGGGCGTGGCGCAGGAGGTGGCCGCACTGGTGGGCGGCGAGGTGAACCGGCCTTCGACGTACACCCCCGACGCGCCCGGAACCGACGTGCGTAACCTGATCGCTGTGCAGATCGACGCCCCGGACCTCTGCAGCCGCTACGTCGCCAGGGTGGTGCGCGGGGTGAAGATTGGGCCTTCGCCGCTCTGGCTCCAGGCGCGGCTCCGGGCGGCGGGCATGCGGCCCATCAACAACATCGTCGACATCGCCAACTTCGTGATGCTGGAGACCGGCCAGCCGCTGCACACCTTCGACTACGCGCAGATCCGCGGGCAGAGGATCATCGTCCGCCGCGCCCGCACCGGTGAGCGGTTCACCACGCTGGACGGCCAGGAGCGGGTCATGGACGAAAGCGTCCTGGTGATCGCCGACGCCGAGCGGCCGGTGGCCCTGGCCGGCGTCATGGGTGGCGAGGACTCCGAGGTGACCGACCAGACGGCGGACATCCTCATCGAGTCGGCCCACTTCGACAACATCAACAACCGGCGCACGTCCCTGCGCTACAACCTGCCGAGCGAGGCCTCCAAGCGGTTCACCAAGGGGGTCGACCCGTCGGGGTGCGTCGCGGCCGCCGACCGCGCGGCCCAGCTCATGGCCGAGCTGGCCGGAGGCACGGTGGTGGCCGGCCACGTGGACGTCTGTCCCCGCCCGGCCGTCCCGCCGGTGATCCTGCTGCGCACGGAGCGGGCCAACGCCCTCACGGGCCTGAAGCTCACGCCGGAGCGGATGGCGGAGCACCTGCGCAGCCTGGGCATGGCCGTGCTGACGCCCGCCGATCTGGCGGCGGACCTGGCCCTGGGCGCGCCGGAGTCCGACGAGGAGCCGGGGGAGGACCTGGGCGGCCACCCGGTCTGGACGGCCCTGCACCAGGTTTCGCCCGTGCCGTCTGACCCGGTGGTGTACCGCACGTGGGCGGAGGCCGCCTGGGCGGAGGTGGAGGACGCGGGCAGCCGGCTGGAAGCGCTGCTGGGCGGAGGGGAAAGCGACGGCAAGGCCGCAGCGTCCGGCGAAGGCGTGTCGCCCGGTGGCGCCTCCGACGGCATCCTGGTGGTTGTGGTGCCCACCCGGCGCAGCGACGTCGCCGTCGAGGTGGACCTGATCGAGGAGATCGCCCGGTGCGAGGGGTACGACGCGATCCCGCTGGAGCTGCCGGTGCTCTCCTCCCACCGGGGCGGGCGAAGCCGCCAGGGCGAGGTAAAGCTGGCGGCCCGGCGCGCCCTGGCCGCCGCGGGCCTCACCGAGGTGCTCACGCACTCGCTGACCCACCCGCGGGTCTACGATATGCTCGCCCTGCCGGAGGACGACCCGAACCGGCGCTGCCTTGCGCTGGCGAACCCGATGTACGAGGACCGGTCCACGCTGCGCACCATGCTGCTGCCGTGCCTGCTGGACGTGGTGCGGTACAACGCCAACCGGCAGGTGCGGGACCTGGCCATCTTCGAGATCAGCCACGTCTACCGGCCGGTGGAAGGCGAGCAACTCCCCGACGAGCCGCTGATGATCGGCCTGGCCATGACCGGCAACCTGGCCCCGCTGGGCTGGAACAGCCCCGAGCGGCCCGCCGACTTCTTCGCCCTGAAGGGCGTGGTCGAGCACCTGCTCGCGGAGCTGGGCGTGCCGGATGCGCGTTTCGAGCGCAGCGCGCACCCGTCGCTCCACCCGGGCCGGCAGGCGGCGCTGGTGGTCGGCGGCAAGCCCGTCGGCCTGCTGGGCGAGCTGCACCCGCAGGTGCAGGAGCGGTGGGAGCTGCCCGGTCGCGTCTACGTCGCCGAACTCGCCTTCGCTCCGCTGATGGAGGCTATGCTGCCCCAGGCGGTGTACCGCCCGGTTCCCCGCTTCCCCGCTGTCACTCGGGACGTGGCCGTGGTGGTCGACCTCGACCTTACCGCCCACCGGCTGGAGACGGCGATCCGGGAGGCCGGCGGCGACCTGCTGGAGGAGGTCCGGCTGTTCGACGTGTACCAGGGCGAGCGGGTGGCGGAGGGCAGGCGGTCGCTGGCCTACCGGCTGGTGTACCGCGCCGCCGACCGCACCCTGACGGACGAGGAGCTGGAGCCGGTGCACAACCGGGTCCGGGAGGCGCTGAAGGCGCTGGGCGCCGAGCTGCGGAGCTGACGCCGGTCCCGTGCAGCCGACAGGAGGGGGTCATAACCCCCTCCTGTTGCATTGCGGCCCGGCGGCCGGCTAAGGCTTGCGCGTCCGGCCTCTGACCGGGGGTGGGGCCCGGAGGGAGTTGCCCAACGATTCCAATTCCTGCCCGCGGTGCGGAAGGGGTTTGGCGGGGGACCGTCGAATCCAGCAACTTGTCCGACCTTTGCAAGTTGGAAGATGGCGCGCGGCCGCCCCCGTCCAGGGCGGAGCGGCGGCGCGCCTACATTCTCCGGAGGCGAGAGGACAAGGAGGAGGGGGAAGAGTTGCAGACGCGCGGACGAGCGATCCGACTGGTGGCGGCTGCGATGGCCGCGGGCCTGCTGGTGACGGCCGGCTGCTCGTCGGGGCAGAGGAGCGATCCCGGCGAGACCCAGCAGACCCAGGGCCGGCGGCTGTCCATCACCATCGACACGTTCCAGGGCCGCATTCCCGAGGCGGAGGCCGTCGCCAACTACCTGCGCCAGGTCGGCGTGCAGGCGGAGGTGCGCATCTGGGAGAAGAACGCCCTGCTGGCCGAGATCCAGCAGGGGACCCGCATGGCCTACACCCAGGACTGGGGCAGCTCCACCTTCGACCCCTACGACCTGGCCGTGCCCAAGCTGAAGACCGGCGACCGGGGCAACTACTCGTTCTACTCCAACCCCGAGGTGGACCGCCTCCTGGATGAGGGGGCGTCCGGTACGGATCCTGAGGCCCGGCGCAGGGCCTACGAGCAGGCGCAGCAGATCCTGATCGAGGACGCGCCGTGGATCTTCGGCTACTACATGGACGTGGTCGAGGCGACCACCGCCGACGTGGTGGGCTTCGTCCCGGCGATGGACAGCCGCATCAACCTCCACGACGTGAGCCGCACCGGCGCGGACTCGCTGGTGGTCGGCATGCGCACCGACCGGCTCCAGTCGCTGGACCCGGCGAACCACCGGGACCGGGATACCGAGACGGTCATCCGCAACATCTACGACGGCCTGGTGACCCGCACACCCCACGGCGAAGTCGTCCCTGAGCTGGCGGAGTCCTGGGAGCAGCCGGACCCGACGACCTACATCTTCAAGCTGAAGCAGGGCGTCAAGTTCCACGACGGCTCCGAGATGACGGCGGACGACGTCGTCTTCACCTTCGAGCGCATCATGGCGCCCGACGGCATCGACGGCCAGCAGTCGCCGCGCCTTGGGCTCCTCGGCCCCCTGAAGTCCGTGGAGAAGCTGGGCGATTACGAAGTCAAGTTCACCCTGGAGTACCCGTTCCCCACCTGGCTCCAGCTGCTGCCGCACACCCAGATCGTGTCCAAGGCCCACGTGGAGCGGATGGGCTCCTCCCAGGCCCTGTCCGCGAACCCGATGGGCACCGGGCCCTTCAAGTTCGTGCGGGGCCAGGTGGACTCCGAGATCGTGCTGGAGCGGTTCGACGATTACTACGGCGGCTCGGATGCCCTGACGCCCGTCGGGCCCGCACCTTTGAAGACCGTCACTTTCCGCATGATCCCGGAGCCCTCGACCCGGGTGGCGGCCCTGAAGGCCGGGGAGGTCCACATCATCCAGGAGGTGCCCATCGACCAGATCCCGCTCCTGGAATCCGATCCCAATGTGCGGGTGCACACCACCCAGGGTACGCGCCTGTACATGATCGAGCTGAACAACAACCTGATCCCCGATGCCCGGGTGCGCCGAGCCCTGAACCACGCCATCGACTGGGACACGATCCTGCGGGAGATCTACGGCGGTCGGGCGCACCGGGTGGCCACCGCCATGCTGCCCAGCGGCTTCGGCTACGACCCGACGGTGGAGCCGCTGAAGTACGATCCGGAACTCGCCAAGCAGCTGCTGCAGGAGGCCGGCTACGCGACGGACTAGACGGATGAGGAGGCGGACGGCGTGAAGGCGGTTCGGATACTGGAGCGGGTGCTGACTGCCCTGCCGATGTCGATCCTGATGTTGCTGCTCGTCTTTGCCTTCGTGCGCCTCCTGCCCGGCGACCCGGTCGACATCATGATGGGGCAGGCCGGCAACGTCTCCCAGGCCGAGATCGACGCGCTCCGCCGCGAGCTTCATCTGGACCGGCCGCTGGCGGAGCAGCTCTCCATCTTCGTGCGGGGGCTGCTCCGCGGCGACCTGGGATACTCCTTCCGGGAGCAGCGGCCCGTGGCCGCGATCATCGGGGAGGCCTTCCCCGCGACCGTCGAGCTGGCCCTGGCCGGGCTGACCTTTGCCCTGCTGGTCGGCCTGCCCATCGGGGTCGTCTCGGCGGTGAAGCGGAACTCCTGGTTCGACCGGCTCGCCATGGGCTTCTCGTTCCTGGGGATCTCGATGCCGGCCTTCTGGCTGGGCATCATGGCGATGATGCTCTTCTCGGTGCACCTGGGCTGGACGCCGGTGCAGGGCAGGCTCTCCGCGGGCCTCGTGCCGCCGGATCTCACCGGGTTCTACGTGCTCGACGCGCTGCTCGCCCGGGACTGGGCGCTGCTGAAGGACGCCCTGCGCCACCTGGTCCTGCCCGCGGTGACCCTGGGTGCGGAACTGACGGCGATCATCGCCCGGGTCACCCGCTCGTCCATGCTGGAGGCGCTGCATATGGACTACGTCACGGCCGCCCGGTCCCGGGGGGTGCCCGAGTGGCAGGTGGTGCTGCGCCACGCGCTGCGCAACGCCCTGATCCCGACGGTGACGGTGACGGGGCTGCAGCTCGGGGTGCTGCTGGGCGGCAACATGATCGTCGAGACGGTCTTCGGCTGGCCGGGGTTGGGCCGGCTGGTGGTCGGGGCCATCTTCGCCCGCGACTACGCGCTCGTGCAGGGGGCGGTCATGCTCTACGCGCTGACGTTCCTCCTGGCCAACCTGCTCGTGGACATCCTCTACACGCAGCTAAACCCGAAGCTGGAACTCTAGAGGAGGTGGAAGATGGCTTTCTGGCGCCGCCTGTTCGCCAACCCCAGCGCGGCGGTGGGGCTGGTCGTCATCCTGCTCTACGCCCTCGCCGCCCTCCTGGCGCCCGTGATCGCGCCGTACGGGCCGCGGGAGATGGATCTGGCCAACCGGCTCCGGCCCCCGGCCTTCCTGGAAGGCGGGAGCCTGAACCACCCTCTCGGCACCGACCAGCTGGGGTACGACCTCTTTTCCCGCATTCTCTACGGCGCCCGTGTCTCGCTGCTGGTGGGGCTGATCTCCGTCGCGATCTCCCTGGTGGTGGGCACCTTGCTGGGGTGCATCGCCGGGTACTGGCGGGGCTGGGTGGACCGGATCCTCTCCCGGCTGGCCGACCTGCTCATGGGGTTCCCCTATCTGCTGTTCACCATCTTCGCCATGGCCATCATCGGCCCGGGATTCGGGAACCTCATCCTGGCGCTCTGCTTCAAGGCCTGGGTCGAGTTCTTCCGCCTGGCCCGGGGCGAGATGCTGACCGAGAACACCAAGGAGTACGTCGAGGCAGCCCGGGCTCTGGGCCGGCGCCCGGCCGCGATCATCTTCAGCGAGGTGCTGCCCAACATCTACCACTCGCTGCTGGTGCTGGCGACGCTGCGCATGGGCTACATGATCATCATGGAGGCGTCGCTTTCGTTCCTGGGGCTGGGCATCCCGCCTTCGATCCCGGCGTGGGGATCCATGGTGAGCGCAGGCCGCGACCAGATGCTGAACGCCTGGTGGGTCGCGACCATGCCCGGCCTGGCCATCGTGGGGCTGGTGCTGGCCATCAACCTGCTGGGCGAGGGGCTGCGGGACGTGCTGGATCCCCGGCTGCAGCGGTAAGGGAGGGAGCGGTGTGGAGAAGCTGCTGGTCATCGAGAACCTGTCCGTGGAGTTTCCCTCGCCCCGCGGGCCGCTGCGCGCGGTGGACGGCGTGACCCTGGAGGTGGAGGCGGGCGAGATCGTCGGGCTGATCGGCGAATCCGGGTCCGGCAAATCCACGGTCCTGCTGGCGGTGATGGGCCTGATCGCCCGGCCGGGCCGCATCCTGCCCGGCTCGTCCGTGCGGCTGAAGGGGCGGGAGCTCACGCGGCTCACCCCGAAGGAGTATCGGGCCGTGCGCGGTTACGAGATCGGCATGGTCTTCCAGGATCCCATGACCGCGCTCAACCCCGCGCTGCCCATCGGCGAGCAGGTCCGGGAGAGCCTGCGGGTGCACCGGTACTGCCGGTCGCGGGCCGAGGAGCACGCCCGGGTGATCGAGTTGCTGGAGGCGGTGGGGATCGTGGGCGCGGCCCAGCGGTACCGGTCGTATCCGCACCAGTTCAGCGGCGGGATGCTGCAGCGGGTGCTCATCGCCTCCGCCCTCGCCTGCAATCCCCGGCTGCTGCTGGCCGACGAGCCCACCACCGCCCTCGACGTGACGATCCAGGCGCAGATCCTGGACCTCCTGAAGAAGATCAACCGGGAGCGGCACACCGCCATCCTGCTGGTGAGCCACGACATCGGGCTGGCCGCCGAGTTCTGCGACCGCATCGCCGTGATGTACGCCGGGCGCATCGTCGAGGTGGGGCCGGCGGAGCAGGTGGTGAACGCCCCGCGCCACCCCTATACCCGGGGCCTGGTGGGCTGCCTGCCCAGCTGGGGCGGCCGGCGGGGCCGGCTGGAGCCGATCCCGGGTTCGCTGCCGGACCTGACGCAGCTGCCCCGGGGGTGCGCCTTCGCGGACCGGTGCGCCTTCGCCCTGCCGCAGTGCCGGGAGGAGGAGATCCCCCTGCGGGCGATGCCCGACGGCCGCCGGGTCAGCTGCATCCGCGCCGAGGAGGCGATGGTGGGATGAGCGCCGCACCCCTCCTGGAGGTCCGGGATCTGTACAAGCATTTCGTGCTGCCCCGCAGCCTCCTCAGCCGGGCGCTGACCGGCCAGGGACACCGGGTGGTCCAGGCCGTGAACGGCGTCTCGTTCGCGCTGCAGCAGGGGGAGACGCTGGGGCTGGTGGGCGAGAGCGGCTCCGGCAAGTCCACGCTGGGCCGGACGATCCTGCGGCTGTACGAGCCCACCCGCGGGGAGGTGCGCTTCGACGGCCAGGACGTGTTCCGGCTGGACGCGGCCGGCCTGCGCCGCTTCC
The nucleotide sequence above comes from Symbiobacterium thermophilum IAM 14863. Encoded proteins:
- the pheS gene encoding phenylalanine--tRNA ligase subunit alpha, with product MKDQLLKLRDEALAAIAAAADVGAIQEMRVRYLGKKSELSQVLGGLGRLPTVEERKAMGALGNEIKQAITAALDAREAELAAAALQARLASERIDVTLPGAPVRRGHLHILNQVIHRIEEIFIAMGYEVAESRQVETDWYNFEALNIPKGHPARDAQDSLFLSEEVLLRTHTSNTQIRYMLEVARGRTPVKIICPGRVFRRDFEDATHAMMFHQVEGLVIDKGITMASLKGALTEMARALFGPDVGIRLRPSYFPFTEPSAEMDISCIFCGGKGCRTCKGSGWIEIGGSGMVHPNVLRAGGYDPEEVSGWAFGYGPERVAMLMYGIEDIRHFVNNDMRFLRQF
- the murJ gene encoding murein biosynthesis integral membrane protein MurJ produces the protein MTSGSPRSLVKAASIITAAAVLSRILGYVREMLLAARFGATYTTDAYVTAHDLPYSLFLTVSAGVVMVFIPVYREVVQRRGHEAAGRLVVSVTNLTLLFALALLALGWALAPWFVPILVPWFPEHAHALTVSLTRTMLPMLLFMGLGGVATAVLNAHHRFTAPAFVGLVNNLPVVLTLLVVSQTAHIRWVAWSVVAGAALGALMLLPSLRRLGIGWRPAVDWEDPGLAKVGRLIVPVLITTGIIQVQDFFDRFLASGLAEGSISALNYAVRVNSLPYGVVGTSIATVLYPTLAAQAADQQADELRATLARGLRMLSFVLLPMAVGLLLFREPIVQLMFQRGAFDPAATRLTAYALLFYAPGILLFGWQDFLNRCFWALQDTRTPAWAAAGLVAFGLVFKLALVGPLAHGGLALGQTLATLVSVGFLLWQLRKRLTYIGGREILRSLGVHLATAAAGGLAGWGLYGLIARAAPGDGLVAQVVRLFPALGAVVVVHVALALLFGDREGAEVVSKAYRRLARRRA
- the pheT gene encoding phenylalanine--tRNA ligase subunit beta — protein: MRVSYNWLKDYVKVGLSPQELAERLTARGVVVENVVRANPGVEGVVVGRVVAMERHPNADTLWVCQVDVGGGRVLQILTGAQNVTVGALVPAAVPGAKLPGGVTMGVKKLRGLDSHGMLCSEAELQVGDDADGILILPPEPGLEPGMDVAEVLGLNDWIFELDLTANYAAHCQSMLGVAQEVAALVGGEVNRPSTYTPDAPGTDVRNLIAVQIDAPDLCSRYVARVVRGVKIGPSPLWLQARLRAAGMRPINNIVDIANFVMLETGQPLHTFDYAQIRGQRIIVRRARTGERFTTLDGQERVMDESVLVIADAERPVALAGVMGGEDSEVTDQTADILIESAHFDNINNRRTSLRYNLPSEASKRFTKGVDPSGCVAAADRAAQLMAELAGGTVVAGHVDVCPRPAVPPVILLRTERANALTGLKLTPERMAEHLRSLGMAVLTPADLAADLALGAPESDEEPGEDLGGHPVWTALHQVSPVPSDPVVYRTWAEAAWAEVEDAGSRLEALLGGGESDGKAAASGEGVSPGGASDGILVVVVPTRRSDVAVEVDLIEEIARCEGYDAIPLELPVLSSHRGGRSRQGEVKLAARRALAAAGLTEVLTHSLTHPRVYDMLALPEDDPNRRCLALANPMYEDRSTLRTMLLPCLLDVVRYNANRQVRDLAIFEISHVYRPVEGEQLPDEPLMIGLAMTGNLAPLGWNSPERPADFFALKGVVEHLLAELGVPDARFERSAHPSLHPGRQAALVVGGKPVGLLGELHPQVQERWELPGRVYVAELAFAPLMEAMLPQAVYRPVPRFPAVTRDVAVVVDLDLTAHRLETAIREAGGDLLEEVRLFDVYQGERVAEGRRSLAYRLVYRAADRTLTDEELEPVHNRVREALKALGAELRS
- the csaB gene encoding polysaccharide pyruvyl transferase CsaB, which gives rise to MAEILIAGYYGFHNAGDEAMLAGLRRAIRELRPDVTFTAISGTASQTRRLHGIGAVSRSDIRGIWEAIGRADLVMFGGGSLLQDVTSSRSLIYYLGLATMARLRRKPVMFCAQGIGPVTRPLGRALVPLIVNRAALITARDAEAAETFRRLGVTRPPVTVTADAALVLGPADPAAGEALLRGAGVDVSRPVIGVSVRPWKPGREPLEPRLAEALDRLAGETGAQVVFIPMQQVKDVEASRAVVACMRAPAVVLNGPYTYEDLRAVIARCDLLIGMRYHSLVFAAMSGVPLVGISYDPKNDAFLRQIGHEAAGSTGGLNPAAVAAAGRRALADAEKVRADLLRQMDRLIPLARLNAELAVGLLPDR
- a CDS encoding ABC transporter substrate-binding protein — its product is MQTRGRAIRLVAAAMAAGLLVTAGCSSGQRSDPGETQQTQGRRLSITIDTFQGRIPEAEAVANYLRQVGVQAEVRIWEKNALLAEIQQGTRMAYTQDWGSSTFDPYDLAVPKLKTGDRGNYSFYSNPEVDRLLDEGASGTDPEARRRAYEQAQQILIEDAPWIFGYYMDVVEATTADVVGFVPAMDSRINLHDVSRTGADSLVVGMRTDRLQSLDPANHRDRDTETVIRNIYDGLVTRTPHGEVVPELAESWEQPDPTTYIFKLKQGVKFHDGSEMTADDVVFTFERIMAPDGIDGQQSPRLGLLGPLKSVEKLGDYEVKFTLEYPFPTWLQLLPHTQIVSKAHVERMGSSQALSANPMGTGPFKFVRGQVDSEIVLERFDDYYGGSDALTPVGPAPLKTVTFRMIPEPSTRVAALKAGEVHIIQEVPIDQIPLLESDPNVRVHTTQGTRLYMIELNNNLIPDARVRRALNHAIDWDTILREIYGGRAHRVATAMLPSGFGYDPTVEPLKYDPELAKQLLQEAGYATD
- a CDS encoding ABC transporter permease; the encoded protein is MKAVRILERVLTALPMSILMLLLVFAFVRLLPGDPVDIMMGQAGNVSQAEIDALRRELHLDRPLAEQLSIFVRGLLRGDLGYSFREQRPVAAIIGEAFPATVELALAGLTFALLVGLPIGVVSAVKRNSWFDRLAMGFSFLGISMPAFWLGIMAMMLFSVHLGWTPVQGRLSAGLVPPDLTGFYVLDALLARDWALLKDALRHLVLPAVTLGAELTAIIARVTRSSMLEALHMDYVTAARSRGVPEWQVVLRHALRNALIPTVTVTGLQLGVLLGGNMIVETVFGWPGLGRLVVGAIFARDYALVQGAVMLYALTFLLANLLVDILYTQLNPKLEL